The following are encoded in a window of Nymphaea colorata isolate Beijing-Zhang1983 unplaced genomic scaffold, ASM883128v2 scaffold0629, whole genome shotgun sequence genomic DNA:
- the LOC116245305 gene encoding LOW QUALITY PROTEIN: vacuolar protein sorting-associated protein 4-like (The sequence of the model RefSeq protein was modified relative to this genomic sequence to represent the inferred CDS: inserted 1 base in 1 codon; deleted 1 base in 1 codon; substituted 3 bases at 3 genomic stop codons), giving the protein MDSIKKGLERDNLRKTYAAQNVTGGGGGGNNKGNKXDNNLKGQISEAIVTEXPNVKWXDVSGLENAKNALKEAVILPIRFKEIFTGSRKPWKGILLYGPPGTGKTFLAKACATEAEGTFFSVSSSDLMSKYVGESEKLIKALFNSARDKKPSIIFIDEIDSMCGNRSDGENEASRRVKTEFLVQMQGVGHDDTGVLVLGATNLPWALDPAIRRRFERRIYISLPEYEARXLHRNPMGMLKKGMKDTPNELTEADYDEFAKFTENFSGSDISILVRDAVYEPVRRLQLAKQFRKLPNGKWTPCREGETGENKSWLDFKEAELDIGKITKDDFVSALKRTKPSVDSTQLKEYEEFTKTFGQDG; this is encoded by the exons ACTTATGCAGCTCAAAACGTGactggtggtggcggtggcggaaACAACAAGGGCAACAAATAGGACAACAACCTGAAGGGACAAATCAGCGAGGCCATCGTGACTG AACCCAACGTCAAGTGGTAGGACGTCTCCGGATTGGAGAACGCCAAGAATGCGCTGAAGGAGGCTGTCATACTCCCCATCAGATTCAAAGAAATTTTCACAGGATCTAGAAAACCATGGAAGGGCATCCTGCTTTACGGTCCGCCAGGAACAGGAAAGACCTTCTTGGCGAAGGCATGCGCGACCGAAGCCGAGGGCACATTCTTCTCGGTTTCATCCTCCGACCTAATGAGCAAGTACGTCGGTGAGAGCGAGAAGCTGATAAAGGCCCTCTTCAATAGCGCGCGCGACAAGAAGCCATCGATCATCTTCATCGACGAAATCGACTCCATGTGCGGCAACCGTTCCGACGGCGAAAACGAAGCCTCCCGAAGAGTCAAGACCGAGTTCTTGGTCCAGATGCAGGGCGTCGGCCACGACGACACTGGAGTGCTCGTACTCGGAGCCACCAACTTGCCGTGGGCACTTGATCCCGCCATCCGACGACGCTTCGAACGCAGGATCTACATCTCGCTCCCTGAGTATGAGGCCAGGTAACTCCATCGTAATCCA ATGGGCATGCTGAAAAAGGGCATGAAGGACACCCCCAACGAACTCACCGAGGCAGACTATGACGAGTTCGCCAAGTTCACCGAGAACTTCAGTGGCAGCGATATCAGCATCTTGGTCCGCGACGCCGTCTACGAACCTGTTAGAAGATTGCAGCTGGCCAAACAGTTCAGGAAGCTACCCAATGGCAAGTGGACCCCCTGCAGGGAGGGCGAGACAGGCGAAAATAAGAGCTGGCTTGATTTCAAGGAAGCGGAACTGGATATCGGCAAGATTACCAAGGACGACTTCGTCAGTGCGCTCAAGAGGACCAAACCCTCCGTCGATTCCACCCAACTCAAGGAGTATGAGGAATTCACCAAGACCTTCGGTCAGGATGGTTGA